GGAAGGAAGCAACCCTTGTGGTAAGCTggtcaattaaaattttaatcacattttaaaattaatcaaaagcCATTACCAGTTTGAATTGTTCTTTGTTCTCAttggatatataatataatactcACGGAAACATCAGGGAAAGCTTACATTTAATTAGTCAAATTCCTTTTTATTCAAAGAAGTCCGAAATAAATTATTAAGGTAAtcttaatccttaattaattaaGACACGCGGTTGTTTATTTAAATCAGGTCAACGTGACTTTTTCTGAAGTAAGAACCGAACCGGACGACTTTACCCAACTCGGTCCGGTAACGGTTGACTCAGCGATTACGACGAATATGCCAAGTCGTCGCGGCGGCGTGGATTTCGATTCCTATTCCTCACCGGCCACCGCTTCAAATTCCGGCGGAGTCAGCCCAATTTTAGGAACGGGGTCAAATTCAAGCCCGGAGAACCAATCTGAACCGGGTCATAAAGCCGGGTTTAACTGGTGGAAGAGACGACGGTTAAGCTTTTCCATGACCTGGAGAAGAGAACCGGTAATCATTTCGGTTTAGCAAATTTAAAACACCTAATTTGATTTTGTACCTTAACCGGAAccggtttatttatttttttgcagaGAGAGGAAGAAAGTACAACAAAGACACCGTCGGCGACGGAATCAGAAAAGCCGGCGACGGAGTTATCGATCGAGCCGAACAGATGGGTGGCGAAGGATCTATCGAGCCGGGACGGAAAATCGAAGCTGAGATCGGAAGTCTACACGGCGTCGATCGATCAGAGAAGCGAACAAGCCGGCGGAGAAGCAGCCTGCGCGGCGGTTGCGGTGGTGGTTGCTCACTGGTTCCAAGCGAATCCTCGGCTAATCAATCCCTCGGAAACGGAATTCGATTCGCTGATCACGCAAGGATCTTCCTTATGGCAATCCCTCTCCGACGAAGAGTCTTATCTGACGCTGTTCCCTGACAGACATTTCGATCTGGAGACGGTCGTATCCGCCAAGCTACGGCCGGTTAAGGTTTGTACCGATAAATCGTTTACCGGGTTTTTCTCCCCGGAGAGGTTCGCTTCGCTGGAGGGTTTAATGTCGTTTGATCAGATCTGGGACGAAGTGGAGAAAGAGGTAAGGGCTGCGTCGGAGATTGGGGAGGCTAGGGTTTATATTATGAGCTGGAATGATCATTTCTTTGTGGTGAAAGGAGATATAGAAGGGTATTGTGTGATTGATTCGTTAGGGGAGAGACTGTTCGAAGGTTGCAAGCAGGCGTACATTCTCAAGTTTGATGACTCGAGTTTGATGTATGAGGAAGAGAAATTGGTTTGTAAAGGTAAAGAGTGTTGCAGAGAGTATATAAAGAGGTTTCTTGCGGCGATTCCCGTGGCGGAGTTGGCGGCAAAGGAGGAGAAAGGGGATGCTGATGTGTCTCTTCTTCATGAGAAACTTCAGATTGATTTGCATCATATTATGTTGATTGGTGACTAGAGATTTGTTGTTCTCTTTGGTTAGTGTAGATTTGTTAGGATTGtgagattagagagagagaatattTTGTACATATGGTTCGTTATAATTCTCAGCTTAAGTGTGTTGGggaaaaaaactataattaagaAGTTTCCATTTGTCTTTGGTGTTGGTAACTAGAATCCAAACATGGTTTCTACTTTTTGTCTTGTTTGGAGTAATGAAAGGTAGAACAGAGAAAGGATTTTGGGACGAGAAGCAAAACAAAGTGTAGCTTAGGTTTTATGTTCTTCATTATATTCAGATGGAAGTGTTGAAGCTCTTATTGTAGAGTGTAGAATCCGTGAAAGTTGGGTTCATGGTAAAATCATTCATGTTTGATAAGATATGACATTTTAATGCATATATGTCATGGCTGGATCTTTGGTTGGTTGAATGGTGTGTTTGGTCGACTTCAGGGTTCAGTGACTGATTTGATAGCCGCATCAGTATAGGACAATAGTAGGAATCCTTCAATATCTCTTACTGTTAACAAACTATATCAGTTCATGTATCAACCTACAATCAATTGACTTCTAAGATATCATTGGCATTGGCACGCCCTCAAAGCCCCGGCTGTGGCTTCATATAAGGATGTAGCTCAAGATCTGGCTATGGCTAAAGCTCAGGCTTTAGTTCTGCATCGTGAACTCAGCTGGCTTTAGTTGGACCTAAGCACAACACTGGCTCAAGTCAGTTTGCATGGAGATGGCTCCTCTCGATGTTGTATTAGAAACAAATAGCAGCATTTCAGTTCTTTCTGACCCATATATATGTGGGCAGGGAACTCTTGCTCTAGTTGTGAAACTAGAGTTTCTGGCCAAACAGCTTGTTACGTCTATGtgactaatttttgtttttgtgaatTCTTTGTTCTTTTATGCACTGAAAGATGTAGATTCATTCATACAATATATAGCTATTTAGCTAACGTAAAATGTCTCAACGGACCATAGAATTAGGGCCGACCCTGAATAGAAGCTGATGAAACATATGTTTCAGTATCAGTATCGACcaacactaaatattttcgGGGACCAATGTATCTTAACATATGTATTCTGTAGTTCTACTAGTAAAGACATAATATAGATACCCTATTGAGCTGTGTTTAAATTTCCAGAGAAGATAGAAACTTTGCATATATGCTTTCCGGATTTCAAGATTACTCATATCCCACGAGAGTAAAATCGGACTTCTGATTTTTTAGCTAGGACGGCAAGATCATTCCATAGAGAACTcattttgttggttgttctattctggTTTGGTTACCCAGAGTAATAGAATAACCTttcgttgtaaaaaaaaaaaaaaaacctcctAAACTTAGTTTTTagtatttttcatgttttttgtaaaacagtacggcaaaaaaaaaattcttgctTGTGGACCGAAATATATCATGCCCGACTCTGCATATAATGATGTTATTCTGgcattatattttctataacatACCTTGACGAAAGGAGGAATATATTATTGTCTTGcaaactaaatttttatttcaatcaAATTTTGATGTTCATAAACAAGATGGACAACTGAAAGTGCACAGCCCAATCCTTCCCAAAATTAGTCAAACAATATTATATAGTACGCATCACATGATTGTCGGGCGGTGATATTCATTTATCCCGAAAAGTGACCTGGTTATATAAAAATGAGACACCCTGACGTGAGTTGGGCATGAAGAGACTCCAGCTTTCTTTGCCCATAATTTAAACGACTGATCGTTGATACAAAAGGGTCACATCCTAGCTGTCAATATATAATAACCTCATTGGGTCACCTACTTTTTGGTCTAACAGAGACTTCCATATGCATCTCGTAATTCATAAGAAAGCAACAAATCTGTTTCACTTTCAcctaataattacaaaatttgaaCCAATGGCCTCAGACTTCAAAAGAGTTAGGATAACACACAACCCAAGACATAAACAAGTCCTATAGTGTTTTGCAAGTCAAACTGTAACTCTCAAACCACCAAAAATGTTcttaaaaacatcaaataagaTATCAAAATGTGTTAATACAAGATGGAATCAAGATTATTAAAAAGTGTAAGAGACAGAGATTTCATCGTTTGACGACAATCAGGGaatgcaattaaaaaaaacacacgaGATCGAAGGTGAAAGACGAGTCATCTACACATATATGACACTGAGAgagcaaaataacaaaaaaaaagaatgaatcaTCAGTAAGGATTGTTGTAGTAATACCCCGTTGGTGGCGGAACAAGTGGCATTCCGTAAGGCATTCCACCTGGAACCGGACCCATGTTCATCTTCGCCAAACTAGCTTGACCTCTCATCCCTTCACGCTGGTATTGCTGCCAAAGCTGCTGCTCTTGACTCAACAGATACTGCTTCTTCTCCATCTCAGCCATTTGCACGTAAGAAGGAGGTGGAATGGTTAGCGAAGCCGCGAACGGGTCTTGGTTCACTTTCTCCACGGTCCCATCTGGTGCAGGTAAGGCCAGTACTCGAGTGTTGGCTTTACCCGGTAAAGGCAAAGCCACGCTGCTCGCACTTCCACCGGTTAACTGAGAAGTGCTCACGTGTTGTCTAACCACTCCTTGATCGTACATTCCGTTGAGCAGCAATGAATCAAACCCACCGCCCAAAGCGGCTGTCTGTTTCTCTAAGTTGCTAGCTGTTTCAACCAACGCCAGTTCCCAATCCGCTTTCCCTGGCTCAGCCGCAGGATTCTGCCAAGCTGAAGTCACTCCATCCGAAGGGAAAGCTTCCCATTGACTTCCCGGTGGACCGGCGAATAGAGCAAGCGCGAACTTGTTCCCTTGGTCATCACCAGTGACATCATTTTCCTTTAGATTAACTAAATCATCCGTGTATTGCGGTTTCGCCAGCTCAGGCTCAGGAGGAGGAGTGTAACTCTCAGGAGGAGGAAGCGCTTTGATCTCATTCATATCAGGCTCAGGCTCCTCTTCTTGAGCTACCAGCTCAGGAAGAGGAGCTTCAATCTCTTTCCTCTCAGGACTCTTTCCTCTCTTCGCTCTATCTCTCACAAACTCCTCCAACGTCTCCAACAACTTACTCGTAATCCTCTGAACTTCCGGATACTCAGAAGATCTCCCCACGCCCGTTTCCTTACACCAATCATAAAAAGCGATAAGCTCGTCAATCTGTTTAGCCGCACTAGCGTAAGCATCGAAGGCCTTGACGCAATCCGTGTACTCCATATCGAAAAACTTATCGAGCAGAACAGCTAACACCTCGCAGATATCAGCGTAGAGCTTAAAACTCTCCCTCACAATGGGGTACAACGCGATCAGCACCATCCTGCTGTTCTTAGCTAAACCGGTAGGTCTCAAGTTCAAGAACCGGTCCAGCAGCCTCTGTAGATGTCCCATCTTCCCGAATATCCTCTCCGGGGGCATTTCAGGTAACGGTGTAGCAGCTTTCTTCTCGTCTCTTCTTCCCATCTCAGTCACATCTCCGTAAGACCGAGTTCTCCTAGACACACCACCGTTCTCGTAATCATAAGATCTCTGAGGAGGAGATCGAAAACTACTACTTCCACTCTTCCTCTCGAACAAAGCTAACTCGAGCATCTGATCCAAATAACAAGCATAAGTCCTAACGAAAGCCGAATGGTCCCACGAGCTCGAATGCGCCTCGTCGCGGAAATGGGACATGTTGAGCATTCTCGTGCCACGTCGTCTCGTGGAGTGGAGGAGAATCTCTTCTTGGAAAAGAGGGTCTCCTTCGACGACGAGGCGGTGGACGAGGGTGAGGGCCTTGAGAGCGACGACCCAGTCGCGCGTTTTCCCCAGTCGCCGCGAGACGGAGGCGACGCAGGGGAGGACGTAGCCGCGGGAGAGGGAGGTCAGGTTTAGGATCTGGCGGATGTGCTTCTCGCTGGCGGGAACGTCGTCGTGGCTAGTGGCTTTCACGATGGCTACTTCGAGGTCTGGAGCCGTGTTGCTCGATACTTTGGCGATCCCGATGCTCGTCTGGTCCTTAACCGCTCCGATCGCTTTTCGAATACTCGGCGCCATCTCCCCCCCCAAAATCTGCATaacgtttttgttttttttttgttttttcacatatttgaattttaacgggaaaaaaacatttgaataaatgaaattgtttttcttttgtatcgagttttattttgtaaattaccGTTGGGAGATTTCTTCGCTAGATCTACGGAGGAAGATTCTTCGTCTACGTCGGAAACGGAGTCggattgttttatttggttcaCGGGATTTTTAGATCTgtgaaagaagaggaagaagagattcGACGAAGGGAGGAGTAGACAAAGGTGGTGGTGtctgaagagagagaaagaggtgAATTTAAGACGAGACTCGGAGTTCGTGATGACGTGGACATAACAGAGCTGTTGATGTGGAGAGAGAGATGCGAATTTCTTTTTTATCGGTAACTGTCGGGAGATGTGTGCTTGTCGGAATGTAAAATGTTAATTGACAGGTTCTTTTTCGAAGTGGAGAATTATGTCTAGCTTTTTAAAATGTAgctaaaaacagaaaatatattGTTCTTTTCTTAGAAGCAGAAAGTATTTACTTTCATTTCATTGACGGAATATTAAAGTGTGGAGATCAAAGTTCGCTGTTATAAAGAAAAGGAGATCAAAGTTCAATGACGTTCAAGACTGTTGGGCCCAAATCTAGACATGATCTGCGAAGACTATTAAAGAGGAGTAGATTCAGTCCAAAGCGTTGAGCACTAAGCATTGAGATTAGAGGTCGGGAAAGAAGCACGCGACTTCGGCTAAGAGGGTCTCCGGAGCTCGAGTAGAATCGAAGTACGAAGGCGAGGGGATGAGATCACATCATGAAAGAGTCAATGACATATTCGCCCAAAATCCCGGAAATCTTGCAAGTGGGAAAACTGTTCCGAAATTTCCGGGATAGCGACATGGAATTACACTGATTTTTTTAAGAGCTATTTAGCTCAATATCCATATTTAGCTCGGTAATTAGCTATTCATGCATAAAAAACTTGTATTTGCATATCTGGTTATCGAGGGGTAGCAAAATTACCTTTTAGTCCAAGCCAAGTGAGAGAGAGTTGCTAGAGGTCAGATTTGGGGTAGTGTAGTCATAGCTTGTGTCAGTTAGCGTGTCAGTTGGTGTCAGATTCAGATTGTGTGCAAGATACATTTGGTTAGTTACGTAGAGctttagatgattttttttttaatttgattcttTGTTTTACTTTATTTCTAGATTCTTCTTGTTTCCTTGGTTTCTTAGTTTCTTGTGTCACAGTATTTCTCCGTTTGGTTCTTTGTTTCAGGATGAGATTTGGTTCATTCCTTCCTTGTTCACTGTGTTCTGGATTTTTCAATCTGAGTCAACTCTGCACTGCGTCACCTTCGTTGCTGGATCCACCGTCCATCACATCGCTTCACTCTGTGGGTGTTATGCTTTGGATTGGAGTTGGCGGCTTTCACCGTCGCGACTACCATTCCTCTTCAAAAGCTTGCTGACACAACAATGGTCAACTTTGGCTCTTTTGCATATCTTATCCCTCAGTTTTTCATAGTTTTGTTTCTCGAATTAATTCCTGATGTTTTGATTGCACATTTTAGACCACCTCACAATTGCACAAATGATCCCTGATCTCTGTATTACTTTTATTTTGACCCGAAACTTACTAAGTTGTAAAACTAACCTTGCGAATTCATCCCAAATTTTTGAATGTGCACTTTAGCCCTtcataaatgaaataatatataaatgcatatatatacttaaatgCATCCTAAAATGACTTAAATGAACTAAATGAGATGATAAATACCACTAAAATCGTAACATATCAAAGTATCACATATTTTGGTTTCGGCTAACATAATGATATGTTTGGCTATAACAAGTATTATCCAGATTAGCTTTATAATATCCGGTTTAGTTTCACGCGTACATATTACTTCATCTCTTATAATAATTCAACCcgaaaacatgatttttaatCCGGTTATAATATGCAATCATATTACAGATATAAAAACTATTCTCCGGCTATTACTAtcatattcaaaattatttatttattatccgGCTATAAATCCGGTTATACATTATTCTCCGGATTTATTATCTAGTTATTATCCGgtttaaagaatttaaaactAATCTTAGTTTAGCATTTGAAATGGTTATCCCGTTTAAAGAATTATATCCAGTTTTAAAAGAATAACATTGGTACAATGTGGATAGTATTAACACAATTGTTTAGCATTTTTAGTTGATTACCAGATTTGACCAAAAAAGAGAAATTATGTATGGCATCATTAATATTATAACTGAATAATTTATAGTAATTTCAGATTAAACTTACATTAACCAgctatattattttgttaatctATACATAAATCAAGAACATTCATCATTACATCAAAACCCAAGAGTTAACCATACAACGACTGACTGCAACACAACCAACAGCTGGCTCTAAGAAGACGTGCTTTATATCGTCATCAAACGCATAAACAAGTAATTTCCATCAGTGATCAAAGATAAAGCATCAAATTTCCCACCAGAATACTTTACATGAGCTTTTCCATTAATTATCTGCAACAAGACATTCTCTTTTTTGATGCCTGCAATATCAAATCAACCACTTTGATTCATTTCATCTACGTAATCTTCTGAAGAACCATGCACTTTGATATCTTGGTTCAATTTTTACCTTTGCAATGGCATCTTTATGTCCAGTTTTATCCAGTGAGTAGATTTCAGAGGTCTCCAAGTTGATTATGATCTGCTTCATGTCTTGTCTAAGCAAACTAATGGTGAACATGTCAAATAGATACGTATAACAGAGTTTACGGAGTGgagagaatgaaaaaaaaagtatatgcaGGAACTCAAACAAAACGAAGAAGAGGACAAAACCTAATCCCTTAGCTCTCTTCCAACTTCTGTAGACATCTTAACTAGAGTATGAGGGAACGGGTGTTCACAGAAAGACATGAGGTCCTAACATAAAACAACACAAACACTTAGATCTTAAGAAAGCgagattaatatttaaaaaaaataaatcaattaacCACAAGAACAACACAATCATGTTGAATCAAAAAGCTAGAGCTTTTTCGAGCTAATGAAGCATCTTGCTGTAATTTCAGAGAAATGCAAAAGATTTCAATTTGTTTCTGAATTTTCTGGTCCAAAAGCAATAGATCTCGTTGGAACTGAATAAAGTGGTTTGGCGATGAAAAGAAACGGAGAAAGATGTAGTAATGAAAAAGCCGAATATTATTCAGTTACAAATGTTGGCCGATGGCATGCAATAGGATAGAGTAGCGTTAATTACAAGATAATAGACTCTGGATGCTAGAGCTTAGTGTGTCAGACTTGGCACAGAAATATAGTAGGGGCTTTATTGGATTTACGTAATCAGAACAGTGGTTTTATAGTGTCAGCACCAGTTACCTAAATACCTTATGAAACGTAGCTACCATGTGCAATTACTCTTTTTTTAAACAGATGGAGGGAAACAAGCTACtttacatggaaacggaagcggtGTATAGAAGCGCATAAgcgaatttttaaaaaaaattaggaagcggATACGTGTtagaagcatatatatatatatatatatatatatatatatatatatattaaaatataagtaatttttttttaaaaaaaactaaaaaattatatgatataaatttaaaataaaatatttattcatttattataattttgaaatgatttcatattaaactgtgaaaatacacataaattaagtttaaaataaatttttatatgaattagttttaatacttcataaataattgacacaatatatttgaatatatgatatatttaataaaaacctcaatacataaaaataattaatagtattaattttaatatatatatttatattcactctattcattactattaaaatttggatattatataaattaaaaactatgattatatttttattgatatatgatattgtattttttttttaaagaagagaagcgtgattccaaaacagaatcataagcttccaacatgtttttaaagagaatattttggAAGCGTTTTGGAATCGAGATTCCGTAAGCTTCCATAAGGTTCCGATTCCGGTTCCAAAGCGGGAAGCAGATGTCCGGATGAAGCTTCCATGCAACGTAGGAAACAAGTACCAAAAGGATAAGAGAAAGGAAAAGATAGAGAAGTTCACACATACCAAAACAATTCGACCTCGAGGTTTAGACCTAATCTTCGGCCAGGTTCCTTCTATCATCCTTTGTTACTTTCCGTTAGATTGTAACCCATATTCTCTGTAACCTTTCAGTTACTAATATATACACATTTCTTTTCGTCAATCTTGATATGTATCTTGCCTAGCCAACAACTGGATCGTGAGTGTTAAACGTCTTCCGATCATATTTATTCAATTTCGCATCACAATTCGCTAGGCCCAATCCAAACGACGAACAACCCCTGGCGAATTTTCGAGCAGAGGATACATCTAACTTtcaatgaaaatttcaaaaacaaaacattcaatggaaaaaaaaaaagaaaattaacaacCCAAAAGAGCAAAGCTTTTTTTTCTTAGCATAATGTTACTTAAACACTGtcttaaattaatttttcatttaaacataACGAAGGAAGAAACACAGAAAATATGGAAAAGTATTCCAAAACAACTCtaataaaaaaagatagattaaaGAGAATAATAATCCCTGTAGAAGTCCTCAAACCCTCCGTCATTGTCAGATTCCGTTAGGCCACCGTAGTTGTTGTAATCGTCATATTCATCATCATTGCCTTCTTCAATGACAAAAGCTTCATACTCTTGCACCGCACCCGGAGGAACCGGCGACATGTCATAGCTGCAAAAAAAACCCAAATTTAGTGCATTGGCGAAACAAAGGacttaaaaaaaagagtagAAACTTACTTACACACGAGGTTGATGATCCACAAAGTCTTCCCAGTCGCGCCAACgaacaccatcatcatcataataGCATTCACACATATCCTCTTCACAAGAATGTTCAGAGTCACCATcagcatcatct
The nucleotide sequence above comes from Brassica napus cultivar Da-Ae chromosome A9, Da-Ae, whole genome shotgun sequence. Encoded proteins:
- the LOC106368565 gene encoding uncharacterized protein LOC106368565 is translated as MAKKVRKLHVSVKPVRLHGLPVVLGGETAAKNVFAMVELKWKGPVSGFGLGLVPFYRSNRPLNHTTSKPIALGASHVEWEDEFERVCCIVGPWNLSFTVFYGETIDAKNKKAIVGKASLDLAELPSKLESTVERKLSIRSKGLLWKEATLVVNVTFSEVRTEPDDFTQLGPVTVDSAITTNMPSRRGGVDFDSYSSPATASNSGGVSPILGTGSNSSPENQSEPGHKAGFNWWKRRRLSFSMTWRREPREEESTTKTPSATESEKPATELSIEPNRWVAKDLSSRDGKSKLRSEVYTASIDQRSEQAGGEAACAAVAVVVAHWFQANPRLINPSETEFDSLITQGSSLWQSLSDEESYLTLFPDRHFDLETVVSAKLRPVKVCTDKSFTGFFSPERFASLEGLMSFDQIWDEVEKEVRAASEIGEARVYIMSWNDHFFVVKGDIEGYCVIDSLGERLFEGCKQAYILKFDDSSLMYEEEKLVCKGKECCREYIKRFLAAIPVAELAAKEEKGDADVSLLHEKLQIDLHHIMLIGD
- the LOC106368566 gene encoding putative clathrin assembly protein At2g25430; this encodes MAPSIRKAIGAVKDQTSIGIAKVSSNTAPDLEVAIVKATSHDDVPASEKHIRQILNLTSLSRGYVLPCVASVSRRLGKTRDWVVALKALTLVHRLVVEGDPLFQEEILLHSTRRRGTRMLNMSHFRDEAHSSSWDHSAFVRTYACYLDQMLELALFERKSGSSSFRSPPQRSYDYENGGVSRRTRSYGDVTEMGRRDEKKAATPLPEMPPERIFGKMGHLQRLLDRFLNLRPTGLAKNSRMVLIALYPIVRESFKLYADICEVLAVLLDKFFDMEYTDCVKAFDAYASAAKQIDELIAFYDWCKETGVGRSSEYPEVQRITSKLLETLEEFVRDRAKRGKSPERKEIEAPLPELVAQEEEPEPDMNEIKALPPPESYTPPPEPELAKPQYTDDLVNLKENDVTGDDQGNKFALALFAGPPGSQWEAFPSDGVTSAWQNPAAEPGKADWELALVETASNLEKQTAALGGGFDSLLLNGMYDQGVVRQHVSTSQLTGGSASSVALPLPGKANTRVLALPAPDGTVEKVNQDPFAASLTIPPPSYVQMAEMEKKQYLLSQEQQLWQQYQREGMRGQASLAKMNMGPVPGGMPYGMPLVPPPTGYYYNNPY